Below is a window of Halomicrobium mukohataei DSM 12286 DNA.
GTGACGGCCTCGCGAGCGAGAGTGAGACCGTTGGAGTGGATACCGGCCGAGGGCCAGCCGACGATCGCGTCGCCGGGCTCGGCTTCGCCGGGGAAGACCGCGTCCTTGGGCGCGAGCCCGGCACAGGTGCCGGCGATGTCCAGCCCCTTGATCACGTCCGGCATCACGGCGGTCTCGCCGCCGACCAGCGCCACGTCGGCCCGCTTGGCACCCTCGCGCAGTCCGGCACCGATCTGCTCGGACTCCTCGTCGTCCGGCTCCTCGACTGCGAGGTAGTCGACGAACGCCACCGGTTCGACCCCCGTCGCCACGAGATCGTTGACGTTCATCGCGATGCAGTCGATACCGATCGTCGAGTAGTCGTCGATCGCTTCGGCGACGAGGAGCTTGGTGCCGACGCCGTCGGTCGCCAGCGCGAGGTACTGGTCGCCGATGTCGACCAGGCCCGCGTAGTCGCCCTCGAACTCGCCGGCCGCTCCGATGAGCGCCGCCGTCGCGGCTTCGCTGGCGTCGATGTCGACGCCGCTGTCCGCGTATGTCAGCCCCTCCTCGTCGTCGCTGTCGTCGGTCATATGCGAGAGCGGGCGGCCCGAGAGCAAAAGACCACCGTTTCCGTGGGACTGGACTACAGTCCGGGAACGCCGGCAAGGAGCACGAAGACCCCCAGCAGGAGCATCGGCGCGGCGACGACGGCGTAGACCGGCTTGCTCCAGGCCAGGACCTTCTTGCCGTCGAGAGGACCGAACGGGATCATGTTGAAGCCCGCGAGCAACAGGTTGATCGAGACGCCGAGCGCCGCCAACTCGAACAGGAGGCCCCCGAAGAGCCCGAACCAGGCGACGACCAGCGGGACGACGAACACCAGCGCGAGGGCGACGTTGGTCACGGGGCCGGCGAGTGCGATCAGCCCGTTCTCTCGCTCGGAGATCCGACCGCGGTGGTGGACCGCGCCCGGCGCGGCAAAGAGGAAGCCGGCCAGCGCGCTGACGACGGCCAGGAACAGCATGTTGTAGTCGGCGCGAAACTCCGCGATCTGGCCGAACCGGACCGCGACGACCTTGTGTGCGAGTTCGTGCAACAGGAAGCCGATCCCCGCGGTGAACAGACTCACCGCCAGCGCCCCGACGACCGCAGCCGGGTTCGGCGGCCGGCCGGCGAGCATGCCCTGGACCATGTCGTAGTTGATGAAGATCGCGAAGGCGAGACCCAGCGCGAGCCACGCGATCAGGAGGTCCTTGAGTTCGCGCTCGCTGAAGCGGACGTTCATCGCACCAGCCCCCACAGCAGGTCGGCGCTGTTCCGTGCGCCCTGGATCATGAGTCGAACGACGCCGTCGACGCCGTTGACGTTCGGTGCGCCGGCCGCGATGATCGGCAGCAGCGTCGTCGCGAACAGCGCGCTCGCGATCATGCTCCCGACGTTGGTCATCGCAACGATGAGGATGAGTCTGAACAGGGGCACCGCCCGGAGTCGCTGGAAGATGTCGGACAGCGGGGCCTGTTCGTCGTCGAGGATCTCGTTGAGCGTGCTGATGTCGCCGACGTTGACGTTGACGTATCGCAACTCGATGTAGCCCGCGAACCACCCGGGCGCGAGCAGCGGATTGACGCTCGTGAGCCACGCGACCGCGCCGCCGACGGCGGAGCTCGACCAGTGAGCTCCGGCGAGTCGGGCCAGGGCCGCGGCGACGATCCCGTTGACGAGGAACCAAGTCCCGAACAGCGTGAACAGGAACTCGCTGGAGGCCCCCGGCACGCCGGTGTAGACTGCCATCGCCAGCAGGAGGAAAAAGACCAGGAAGCCAAGCGTAAAGAGGTAACCAAAGAGCTTGTACGGCGAGAACCAGCCGCCGGTCTCCCGACCGACCAGCGAGGACTCCGGCGGCAGTTCCTCGGGGTGATCGAGGTAGCGTTCGATCCCCGCGCGGTGGCCGGCACCGACGATAGCGACGACGTGGTAGCCGGCGTCACGGAGGTCCACGAGGTTGTGTGCGATGTAGGCGTCGCGCTCGTCGATCAGGGCCTCCGCACCGCCCGGCGAGAACTGGCGAAACTCCTCCATCATCGCCGTCACGACGTCCACGTCGGTGAGTTCGGCGGGGTCGAACTCCTCGTACTCTTCGCCGCCGCTGGCACGGGTCAACAGTGCGAGGACCGGGATCCCGACCACCAGTGCGACGGCGAGCGCGACGACGAGTCCGTCTGCGACGGCGACGCCCAGGCCTCCCAGCGCACCGACGAGTGGGAGCGAACCGCCGAGCCAGTTCCCGGCCGGAACCACGAGCGGACCGATCGTCGACTCGACGACGACGCTCACTAACACCCCGATCGTGAGGCCGATCGAGAGCCCGACGGTTCGGGACTCCCCCATGCCGGCGAACAGAGCGCCGACCAGTGAGAGCTTCTCCCAGAAAGAGAGGCGCGCCCAGAACCGCTGGACCGTCATCTGGATGTC
It encodes the following:
- the purM gene encoding phosphoribosylformylglycinamidine cyclo-ligase; translated protein: MTDDSDDEEGLTYADSGVDIDASEAATAALIGAAGEFEGDYAGLVDIGDQYLALATDGVGTKLLVAEAIDDYSTIGIDCIAMNVNDLVATGVEPVAFVDYLAVEEPDDEESEQIGAGLREGAKRADVALVGGETAVMPDVIKGLDIAGTCAGLAPKDAVFPGEAEPGDAIVGWPSAGIHSNGLTLAREAVTANHEYTDDYPRDPEQTIAEALLTPTRIYTDLLGPLRDAETHAAAHVTGGGWTNLTRMGEHRYEITDPFDAQPIFEFVQSEGSVSDEEMHRTFNMGTGFVAAMPESAAETVVEATDGRIIGEVTDGEGCVAVRGLELTG
- a CDS encoding zinc metalloprotease is translated as MNVRFSERELKDLLIAWLALGLAFAIFINYDMVQGMLAGRPPNPAAVVGALAVSLFTAGIGFLLHELAHKVVAVRFGQIAEFRADYNMLFLAVVSALAGFLFAAPGAVHHRGRISERENGLIALAGPVTNVALALVFVVPLVVAWFGLFGGLLFELAALGVSINLLLAGFNMIPFGPLDGKKVLAWSKPVYAVVAAPMLLLGVFVLLAGVPGL
- a CDS encoding TraB/GumN family protein, with the translated sequence MTDRAETTRNLPQGGGGEGRVTVVGTAHVSQDSVEEVERTIEDEQPDVVAVELDEGRYRQMKGETPEDLDASDLLRGNTVFQFLAYWMLSYVQTRLGDRFDVSPGADMMAAVETAERNGLGVALVDRDIQMTVQRFWARLSFWEKLSLVGALFAGMGESRTVGLSIGLTIGVLVSVVVESTIGPLVVPAGNWLGGSLPLVGALGGLGVAVADGLVVALAVALVVGIPVLALLTRASGGEEYEEFDPAELTDVDVVTAMMEEFRQFSPGGAEALIDERDAYIAHNLVDLRDAGYHVVAIVGAGHRAGIERYLDHPEELPPESSLVGRETGGWFSPYKLFGYLFTLGFLVFFLLLAMAVYTGVPGASSEFLFTLFGTWFLVNGIVAAALARLAGAHWSSSAVGGAVAWLTSVNPLLAPGWFAGYIELRYVNVNVGDISTLNEILDDEQAPLSDIFQRLRAVPLFRLILIVAMTNVGSMIASALFATTLLPIIAAGAPNVNGVDGVVRLMIQGARNSADLLWGLVR